In Drosophila miranda strain MSH22 chromosome XR, D.miranda_PacBio2.1, whole genome shotgun sequence, the genomic window acaaaaaaaatatataaatgatTTTGCTATAGCAAAACCTAGACGTatcgtatatatatgtatatagatatATCATAATCATAGTGTTTTACTCGTAGCTTTTTGTGCTATTTTGCATTACTTTTTATTATTGCTTCAATGGCGCTGCATTTCTTCGTTCGTTCTTTCTTGCTTTCGTTTTTGTAGGGTGCATTGTATGATAAATCGTTAAAAACAACAATTAAAATGTGGGAAAGGAAGGGATCCGGAGCAAAGTATAATTTAAAGTCATGAAGGGGCTTTTCACATTGTTCTTATgttcgttttctttttttgctttcctttttTGGCACATTGCTGCATTTCGTTTGTTTGCCATGGTACTACTACAACAAGTGTTTGATCTTCACGTAAATCTTCATAAATaattttacatacatatgtaagtcGTATGCGATAAGAAATTGCTGTACAAAAACAAGTGAAGCGCGGGGgcgtgtgtgtctgtctggATCGTGGGTCGTAAGTATAATAGATATAGGACTCGTAAATTGAATCAATTTGTATTGCATAGCGAGCGAAGGATGTGATTTGGGTGGAtttcggatttggatttgggtgttggtgttggtgttggtgtagGGGTATGTGCGGGTTGTCGAAAACTATAATATGTGCAGGAAGTCTGTGTTTCCGGGGTTCTCTTCGGGGTTTtgttatttaaatatttccattattaaaatgaaaaaaaaaaatttgatcTAAAATGTCAGTCTATTGCGCAAAATCTACTTGTTACGTGATTTCTACCCGATTTTCGCTTAGTTtttacttttgcttttgcttcttTCTTCgtttgttttgtatttcaTATACTCGTAAAAAAATTCCCTAATATATATGCATTATGTGTATCGTATCGTTCATTCAACCCAATCGTCGGGATGATTGCGTTGCGAGGCGATCaaatccgatccgatccgtgCTGACATTAGATGTTAGCCCGAGGCTCGATGAGAGACTCACAATGCGACCCGACGCGTGACGTTCGTGACACTCGTGGCGAGCTGCCGAGGATCGGTGTCCCGCGGCAACGGGCGTCATACTGCTATTGCTACTAATGCCTACTCAATGGCTAGGTCTACATCTACTTAGTGGGTAGGTGGGACTGGGGATGGGGGGTGGGCACTTAACCTAGCTTCGTGTATGCGTATGCGCAGATCACGCCCACCACAACACCAGCCGCAATATATGTGAGTAATGACCTTCCTTTTTTTGACGCCTTCTGGTTGTCCTCGCTCTCCCGCAGCTTCCTTTTCATGTTGTTGATTTGCTTCTGCAGATGGGCCTGCTGTTCGGTGCGTTTTCGTCGCTTTAGCTCGTTCTCAGGACTGAAAATAAAACGAAAAGGTTAGGACAGAATCCCAGAGGGGTTTCCATCATCATTTGTATTACCTCGCTGGAGTCTGGCCCGCTGTGTCAATACCATTGGCCTTGTGCTGTTCGGCAGGTGCTGCTGGCTTCTCGCTGTTGGCATTCACATCATCGGCTTGGGGTGTCGTCGTCGATACATTTCCATTGATGGGCTCCACATCGAGCTCATTAATGGTCTCGTACTCCTCGTCAACATCGTCGTCCTcttcgtcatcatcatcgtcatcgtcttCCTCATCTAGGTCGTAGTCCTCATCGCTATCCGACTCCTGCAACGACCTTAAAGGTCTAGACGGCAACGGCGGCAAGGGACGCAGACTGTCGGCCACCTCAGCGTTGATGATCTCGTGCTGATTGATAAAATTGTTCAGAGCATCCTTGCTGCTCAGCACTGAGGGCTTGTCGCCAATGTTTTCGGCAGCCACCTCCTCGCCATTGGATTGGGCGGCTCGCATGTTCAGCGAGAGAACTCCGCCCGCGTTGGGGGCCAGCGGCAAATTCAGCGAATGTGTCCGaggcggcagcggtggcggcAGCTCATCCTGTGCATGTGTATCTGTCTCATTTCCAATGATTGGTTCCTTAGCGTCGAGAAAGCTCTGCAAAAGCGAGAAAAGAGGGAGAATTTCGGATTAGTCTAACGCCTAAGCACAGAGAAGAATCTCCACTGTAAACGGCGGCGCTTGGCAGCGGACTGGCGCCCAGCCAGCATCCAGCACCAAGTCCAGCTCCCGCACGCCGGCCGCTGCGAGCGCATACATACGGGATCGTTCAGTTTCTTGATGCCCTCGATGATGGCCTGATAGGAAAAGTCCAGCTGGTCGGATGTCTGTATCAGTCCCATGCGGTAGCTGCGCAGCTCGCACAGAACCTGCGACACATTGCACTCCCCGTGCTTGTCCACGAGCACGAGACAACAGTCAACCAGGCAGAAAGTGCCCGAGCGACCAATGCCGGCACTGCAGTGCACCACGGCCGGACCGACGTCGTTGCTGAGGCAGCCAGAGTCACGTACTTGCTGCAAGAATTTCAGGAATGCATCTGGCGAACTGGGAATGCCAAAATCTGGCCATGTGATGTAGTGGAACTGCATCACCTCGCGGCTCTTCTGCGTTTCGAGATCGGTTAATCTGTGGAGGGCGGGGAAGGTTTTTATCAAATTAGTTTTTCCTCCTTTAGGGGCCAGCCACTTAGCCACTCACTTGAACCACCGCCGTACAAAGTTCTGATACGTCTCGCAGCGCACAAGCTCCACGGTGAGCTGAACGTTGGGCAGCTTGAGGGCCTTCTCTGGTCCGAGCTGATTCGGCCAGTACAGGTGGCATTTGATCTGCTTCTTCTCCATAAGCTTATTGAGCATGAGAATGGCGCTGGACTTTTGCTCCCAGACCATCAGCCAGAAGTGCCCCACGGTATCTTCCAAGGGTCCCTGGGTCAGTATGTACTGGCGATCGGCACGCTCAAGCTAAACGAATGGATGTAGAAATAGTTCTTAGACCTCTGATTGAAAAGTAGGCAAATGACTGCACTTACCTTTACCAGATTGGCATTGATGTAGTCCACACTGCCGCGCTTTAGAACAATCCGCGAGTGATCATAGGGATTCACATCCCTATATCGATTCAGGCCTCGGTTCTGTGACCGCTCCGATTCCAGCGTACTAAACTGTTGCTCTTTTGCCCCGCGATCACATTTCTCAGAGATTTCCTAGAAAAAATTCAAATTGGACCGATTAGAATATATGTGCTAATACGTGTGCTTTTGCCGgaaacaataacaataataaagGAGATAGAAATTGACCACAGCAGACTCTGGCATATAACGGATAGTTGAAGGAATGGACAGCACCAAATGGGGGGAAAAAATATAAGTTAATTAAAATCATGTGAAGTGATATTCAAAttactatatatgtatactcaACTCATCACATTCTTTGAGCTTATTTCAAATATACCACAATATTCCACATATAGTGTTTCAAAGCGCATGGATTTTTCTTGTAATTCAACAGAAATCCAATATCTTTTATCATGTGTGGAGGGCTGCCCCCGGCCACTGACTCATCccacatacatgcatacatatataaagtTGGTCGCATTTCTCTTTAAGCGGTGGGCCTAACCCATCACCAATAGCACCATCACCCATCTACCAGATAAATAGATAgaggcacggcacggcacggaggcagaggcagagacagggGCAGAGGCACCCACCCAGCTGACAAACCGGCCATGACTAATTAGCCAGGCAACGATGACTGCTGCCCTGCCTGTTCTGTCGTTAATGGCATTATCTTTGGCCGCTTTGGCTGCTTGGGGCCGGCTCTATCAACCGAATGTGTGTTTCTGAATATACAATTGATGGCACAGCTGTAAACGAATCGAACCATTCAGCAGCACCGTCAAATAGAACAGCAAACAGGGTCAATGGCGCCAATCCACACGGTGACAAGTGCATCTCAAGCCCCGCTTATGGCATGTACGAGTGGAGCATATGCTGATGGGTGTGTGGTTGGTTGCCATCCCAGATACCATACCCAGCTGCTCGTAATCAGACGGCACATACTCCATCAAATATGCTGCGCTTTGGGTATGAGTAACTTCGCTGAGTGACGTTCTCGATGATTACAGCTCGCCAAAAAGCAGTTGTTAATTGTCCATTTTTCATTGTGTGGggtagtgtgtgtgtgtgtgtgtgaatcaGCCGAGAGAGCCCTGGGATCCATTGATTGCATGTACTTTTCCTCTTATGAAATACATTTTGGACCCTCTTACGCAATCAGCGGAGCAATGTCCGATAAGCAGAACATTCAAGTGAAATGTTTATTACAGGCACAAAAAAATGCCCAAGAGGGATTTCCGATTATCACAATAATTGATAATCCCTTGGGGAAAGGACAAAAGTGTACAACATCATTTGCAAATTATTCATATTATTTTGTACCTCTTGTTATAAAAAGAGAGATGTACGAGTATGGTTATGATGATCACATATCACGTGAGAATATGTGAGAAAAAGTCTCGGAAATGCAAAGATCATGATATCGAACGCAGAAAAAATAACTCGAAGCTGGGCTTTGGTTGATGGAAGCTTATGGTAGAACTGGACTGTTCATTCCCATGACAATTATATCTCATTCAAAATAGCTATATtatgaaagttttgttttCATATTGTCTTTAAAAATGAATGCATTTTCCACACAGTGAATCGAGCTACGACTGTGATACCTTTTCAACTGAGAGACTAGCTAAGAATCTGAGGAATCTCTGCTATATCCTATACACGGGTACACCCATTCGAAATCACGTACTGCTCCATTATTCAATATTTCGTACTTAATAGATCTATTAGAGATCTACTGGTTCTTTCCTAACCAACTTGTGGCCGAAGCAGCAACAGTTATTTTATGCTTCTTGATTATCCAGGTGACCCTTCTACCGTTTAAAGCTATAAACACACAGGCAAACAAACACATGAGAAGGAGAATTGAGAAATACCAGAGAGGGAGGGGAGAGGAGTAGATGGGGTCTGTCTTGAATTTTCAAAGCGTGCAAAGAATTGTATTTCTCGAAAGAAAAGccaagcaaaacaaaacaaaacaaaaagcgTTGCATGCATGCAGAGCATAATTGCAACACGCCCCCGACCACCAGCGCCCCCCCTCCTCGGCACAACGTCACACTTCACGGCGGTTGTCATAATGGAAGGATGGATGGAACGGTGGAAGGAGGGAATGGATGGATGAGTGAATGCGGCTGGCAAGGTGTAAGATGATAGACTGGATGCGGATCCATTCcacaaagacagagagagagggatagggatagagagagagagcgggaaGCATAACGGGAGTGGAGTGCGTTCAATGGAAATGATTATACGCCAAGTGCGCAAAAAGCATAACAAAAACTTGAATGCgtcatttttttgtttttgtattttatggaAGATTTCAATAGAAATATCATCCACGGGGATGCGATGTTCCACCGAAAAACAATTTGTTTTGCGACACATAATTTGTGTTGTTTGTTGTCGTGTTGTGGTGCAGGGACGACTCCTTTCAGTTAGTTGGAAAATTAGATTATCCTCCGCTGGGCACAAAAGGATGCCATTGCGAGGCCATAAAGgaagatacacacacacacacacacacaagctaACAGAAACGCATGCACACAGATAGAGGCATCCTCTTCCT contains:
- the LOC108152104 gene encoding tyrosine-protein phosphatase non-receptor type 61F isoform X1, translated to MSEQKTSGSPSPTTTKDNAAARQKIETEYNNKKTGSGWHRFYKEISEKCDRGAKEQQFSTLESERSQNRGLNRYRDVNPYDHSRIVLKRGSVDYINANLVKLERADRQYILTQGPLEDTVGHFWLMVWEQKSSAILMLNKLMEKKQIKCHLYWPNQLGPEKALKLPNVQLTVELVRCETYQNFVRRWFKLTDLETQKSREVMQFHYITWPDFGIPSSPDAFLKFLQQVRDSGCLSNDVGPAVVHCSAGIGRSGTFCLVDCCLVLVDKHGECNVSQVLCELRSYRMGLIQTSDQLDFSYQAIIEGIKKLNDPSFLDAKEPIIGNETDTHAQDELPPPLPPRTHSLNLPLAPNAGGVLSLNMRAAQSNGEEVAAENIGDKPSVLSSKDALNNFINQHEIINAEVADSLRPLPPLPSRPLRSLQESDSDEDYDLDEEDDDDDDDEEDDDVDEEYETINELDVEPINGNVSTTTPQADDVNANSEKPAAPAEQHKANGIDTAGQTPASPENELKRRKRTEQQAHLQKQINNMKRKLRESEDNQKASKKGRSLLTYIAAGVVVGVICAYAYTKLG
- the LOC108152104 gene encoding tyrosine-protein phosphatase non-receptor type 61F isoform X2, producing the protein MSEQKTSGSPSPTTTKDNAAARQKIETEYNNKKTGSGWHRFYKEISEKCDRGAKEQQFSTLESERSQNRGLNRYRDVNPYDHSRIVLKRGSVDYINANLVKLERADRQYILTQGPLEDTVGHFWLMVWEQKSSAILMLNKLMEKKQIKCHLYWPNQLGPEKALKLPNVQLTVELVRCETYQNFVRRWFKLTDLETQKSREVMQFHYITWPDFGIPSSPDAFLKFLQQVRDSGCLSNDVGPAVVHCSAGIGRSGTFCLVDCCLVLVDKHGECNVSQVLCELRSYRMGLIQTSDQLDFSYQAIIEGIKKLNDPSFLDAKEPIIGNETDTHAQDELPPPLPPRTHSLNLPLAPNAGGVLSLNMRAAQSNGEEVAAENIGDKPSVLSSKDALNNFINQHEIINAEVADSLRPLPPLPSRPLRSLQESDSDEDYDLDEEDDDDDDDEEDDDVDEEYETINELDVEPINGNVSTTTPQADDVNANSEKPAAPAEQHKANGIDTAGQTPASPENELKRRKRTEQQAHLQKQINNMKRKLRESEDNQKASKKGRRDNNRNRSHKMCKKT